The DNA window TATAGTCGGTAGAATAAACGTATTTTTCATGTTTGCTGCCTCGCTTTTTATAAGTTAAATTTCATATGAAGAAGGAGTATCGCACCCTTTCGCTATGTCGTAAAGCAGCGAATTGACTTTGTATGACGCTTTCTGGGGTGCATGATGTTTTCCCATGCGAAATGTTCGATGGCCTCAAAGGCTGGCACTGCGCAAAGTACGCCTTACTTCATCTTCCTGTGAGGCGTCTGTAGTCAAGGCTGTATGTGGATGGGATTGTGTTGAATGCTCTTGCTCATCTCGGTAGGTGCGGCTGTTGCGAGCTTGCTGATACGCAGTGAGCTGTTTAGCATTCAGCAGCTGATTGGGTTATAGATGCCGAAAAACAAACATCTTTTTACTTGACACACATTGGGGCTACAAGTATAAAAATAGACAGTAGTTGAGATTTTCCGTGCAGATTGTATACAGTATACTGTATATGTAGCAAAACTAAGTTTTAAGGAGATGTACATGGCACAACAGAAAGCAAAGATTATCTGGACCGAGATTGATGAAGCCCCTGCGTTGGCAACCTACTCTTTGCTCCCAATTGTTCGGGCTTACAGCAAAGGCTCCGGTATTGACGTGGAGGCTTGGGATATCTCCCTGGCCGGGCGTATTCTTGCCCATTTCCCCGACTATCTCACTGAAGAGCAGCGGATTCCTGACTACCTCGCTAAAATGGGTGAGCTTGCCAAGACTCCTGAAGCGAACATCATTAAGCTGCCTAACATCAGTGCATCTATACCCCAGCTCATGGAAGCTATTAAAGAACTGCAGGAGCAGGGCTACAAGGTTCCTGACTACCCTGCAGAGCCCAAAGACGAAAAAGAAAAAGACATCAATGCCCGCTACGCCAAGGTTCTGGGCAGTGCCGTTAACCCGGTACTCCGTGAAGGGAATTCGGACCGTCGCGCGGCAACAGCAGTGAAAGAGCACGCCAAAAAGAATCCCCACCGCTTTATGAAGCCTTGGCCCGAGCAGTCCAAGACCCGTGTGGCCAACATGCAGGACAAGGACTTTTTTAGCAGCGAAAACGCCATGACTGCTGACAAGGACATGGACGTAAAAATCGAATTCACCGACAGCAGCGGCAGCAAGACCGTTCTCAAGGAAAAGACTCCCGTGCTGGCTGGCGAAGTTATCGACACGGCTGTCATGAACACCACCGCTCTGCGCAAGTTTTATGAGGAGCAGATTGAAGAGGCCAAGAAAGACGGCGTCCTTCTCTCACTGCACCTGAAGGCGACCATGATGAAGGTTTCCGACCCCATCATGTTTGGCCACTGTGTCTCCGTATACTACAAGGATGCTCTTGAGAAGCATGCGGCTACCCTCAAAGAGCTCGGATTTAACCCGAACTATGGTATCGGAGATCTTTACGAGCGCGTAGCCAATCTCCCGGAAGCCAAGCGCAATGAAATTATTGCCGATGTGGAAGCCTGCTACAAGACTCGCCCCGAGCTTGGAATGGTTGACTCCAGCCAGGGCATCACCAACCTGCACGTTCCCAGTGACATCATCATTGACGCCTCCATGCCCGTTGTTGTTCGTGACGGCGGCAAGATGTGGGGCCCCGACGACGATCTGCACGATTGCATAGCCATGATCCCAGACCGCTGCTACGCCGGCATGTATCAGGAAGTCATTGAAGATTGCCAGAAGAACGGCGCCTATGACCCCTCTACCCTGGGCAGTGTTTCCAACGTCGGCCTGATGGCTCAGAAAGCAGAAGAGTACGGCTCTCACGACAAGACCTTCGAAATGGCAGACAGCGGTACCGTGCGCGTCCTTGACCCCAGCGGCAACACCCTGCTGGAGCAGAAGGTTGAGAAGGGCGACATCTTCAGAATGTGTCAGGTAAAAGATATACCCATTCAGGACTGGGTGAAGCTGGCGGTAAATCGTGCCAAGGCTTCCGGCGCTCCTGCGGTATTCTGGCTTGACAAGAATCGCGCTCATGATGCCGAGCTTATTAAGAAGGTTGAGAAGTATCTCAACGACCACGATACTAATGGGTTGACCATTAAAATCATGGCTCCTCGCGATGCCATGCGCTACTCTTTGGAACGCTTCCGTAAGGGTGAGGACACTATCTCGGTTACCGGTAACGTTCTGCGTGACTACCTGACTGACCTCTTCCCCATCATTGAGCTTGGCACCAGCGCCAAGATGCTTTCCATTGTTCCCCTGCTTAACGGCGGCGGGCTCTTTGAGACCGGTGCTGGTGGATCTGCCCCCAAGCACGTGCAGCAGTTTGTCAAAGAGGGCTACCTGCGCTGGGATTCCTTGGGTGAATTCTGCGCCCTGGCTGCCTCGCTTGAGCACATTGCTACTGCCTACAACAACCCGGATGCCAAAATGCTGGCAGACACCCTGGACAAGGCCATTGCCAAGTTCCTCGACAACAACCGATCTCCTTCCCGTAAAGTGGGCTCCATTGATAACCGTGGCAGTCACTTCTACCTGGCACTCTACTGGGCACAGGAGCTGGCTGCTCAGGACTACAGCAAGGAGCTCAAGGAGCAGTTCAGCAAAGTTGCCAAGCAGCTTGAGGAGAATGAAGAGAAGATCAACCAAGAGCTCATAGGTGCTCAGGGAAGCCCGCAAGACATTGGCGGCTACTACCACCCTGATGCCGAGAAGACGTCCAAAGCCATGCGTCCCAGCCCCACGCTGAACGCAATACTGGACGCCATAGCGTAAAAGTGTTATAGGAAAGTTAATCACAAACTTTACAAGGAGAGTGAAAGATGGCTCGCAAGAAAATCGCACTTATTGGTGGCGGACAGATTGGCGGTGTACTCGCTCAGCTCTGTGCTCTACGTGAGCTCGGGGATGTAGTGATGTTCGACATCGTCGAAGGTATGCCCAGCGGAAAGATGCTCGATCTGTCTGAAGCCAACCGGGTCGATGGATTTGATGCTGATCTCAAGGGAACCAGCGACTACAAAGACATTGCAGGATCCGACGTTGTCATAGTTACTGCTGGTTTGCCACGCAAGCCTGGCATGAGCCGTGATGACTTGCTGGCAACCAATGCCAAAATTATGGCTCAGGTTTCTCAGGGTATCAAGGAGCATGCTCCAAACGCCTTTGTAATTATCATTTCCAACCCACTCGACGCTATGGTTACCCTTTGTCAGCGGCTCACGGGCTTCCCAAAAGAGCGCGTAATGGGTATGGCTGGTGTGCTTGACTCCGCTCGCTTCTCCTGCTTCATCGCTTGGGAACTTGGGGTGTCAGTCAAGGACGTCAATGCTATGGTTCTCGGTGGACACGGCGACACTATGGTGCCTATCAAGCGCTTTGCCAACGTCAATGGTATCCCTGTGTATGACCTGCTCAAGCGCAAGTACAACGGCGACATGAACAAGGTTGAGGAAGTCATGACCGCCATGGTTGAGCGCACCAAAGGCGCTGGTGGCGAAGTTGTCAAGCTGCTTGGCAATGGCTCCGCTTTCTACTCTCCTGCTTCTTCAGCCATAGCCATGGTAGAGGCCATTCTGCGGGATCAGAAGCGCTTGCTGCCAGTATGTGCTCTGCTGGAAGGTGAGTATGGAGTCAATGGATTCTACGTTGGAGTGCCAGTTGTGCTTGGCTCCAAAGGTATCGAGGAGATCGTAGAGATGGAGCTCGACGACGAAGAGAAGAAGCTCTTTGATGTCTCATGTGCCGCAGTTAAAGAACTAGTAGAAGCAATGGATAAAGTTCTTTGATATTGCTTCTGCACAATGATTCATTGCGGAAGGGTAATTAAGTGGGAAAAGGTTTCCCAGTAATCTACCAGGGGTTAAAACAACATCGTGTTGTGAAATACTAATAATGGGGGTGGCTACAGGGGCTTCGCGTGCCTGTAGCCTCTCCTGTTGATTTTCCCCCAAAAATAACTA is part of the Desulfurispira natronophila genome and encodes:
- the mdh gene encoding malate dehydrogenase is translated as MARKKIALIGGGQIGGVLAQLCALRELGDVVMFDIVEGMPSGKMLDLSEANRVDGFDADLKGTSDYKDIAGSDVVIVTAGLPRKPGMSRDDLLATNAKIMAQVSQGIKEHAPNAFVIIISNPLDAMVTLCQRLTGFPKERVMGMAGVLDSARFSCFIAWELGVSVKDVNAMVLGGHGDTMVPIKRFANVNGIPVYDLLKRKYNGDMNKVEEVMTAMVERTKGAGGEVVKLLGNGSAFYSPASSAIAMVEAILRDQKRLLPVCALLEGEYGVNGFYVGVPVVLGSKGIEEIVEMELDDEEKKLFDVSCAAVKELVEAMDKVL
- a CDS encoding NADP-dependent isocitrate dehydrogenase, giving the protein MAQQKAKIIWTEIDEAPALATYSLLPIVRAYSKGSGIDVEAWDISLAGRILAHFPDYLTEEQRIPDYLAKMGELAKTPEANIIKLPNISASIPQLMEAIKELQEQGYKVPDYPAEPKDEKEKDINARYAKVLGSAVNPVLREGNSDRRAATAVKEHAKKNPHRFMKPWPEQSKTRVANMQDKDFFSSENAMTADKDMDVKIEFTDSSGSKTVLKEKTPVLAGEVIDTAVMNTTALRKFYEEQIEEAKKDGVLLSLHLKATMMKVSDPIMFGHCVSVYYKDALEKHAATLKELGFNPNYGIGDLYERVANLPEAKRNEIIADVEACYKTRPELGMVDSSQGITNLHVPSDIIIDASMPVVVRDGGKMWGPDDDLHDCIAMIPDRCYAGMYQEVIEDCQKNGAYDPSTLGSVSNVGLMAQKAEEYGSHDKTFEMADSGTVRVLDPSGNTLLEQKVEKGDIFRMCQVKDIPIQDWVKLAVNRAKASGAPAVFWLDKNRAHDAELIKKVEKYLNDHDTNGLTIKIMAPRDAMRYSLERFRKGEDTISVTGNVLRDYLTDLFPIIELGTSAKMLSIVPLLNGGGLFETGAGGSAPKHVQQFVKEGYLRWDSLGEFCALAASLEHIATAYNNPDAKMLADTLDKAIAKFLDNNRSPSRKVGSIDNRGSHFYLALYWAQELAAQDYSKELKEQFSKVAKQLEENEEKINQELIGAQGSPQDIGGYYHPDAEKTSKAMRPSPTLNAILDAIA